The genomic DNA taaattataggtaattttaaaaataaaagatcaaacTAGCATTAATGTTTGTCAGAACAACCCAGTAAATGAATAACTGcgaatttctatttattttctaaatagtcTCTTGCTTTACTGAAAACTTTCTCCTAAAATATATCCTTACAAAAACTCTACCAAAGTAAAATACTTCAAATACAACAAAATTTAACCTAGAAACATATGAcatgagactcttaaaagcacTTCCAAAACAGGGAACTCAATATTTGTTcccctgttctttcattttataaacatcacagcaaaaaaaataataataaataaaaaatccccACATTTCTTGAATGTAAGATGTGCTGAGTTGAAGAGAATGTTCCATGTGGAAAGAAACCAAAGCCAAAAGTAATAGCATGGAGACTGGATTAAGAAGTACTGCCCTTTCATATCCTTAAAGGAGCATTTTCCAAATAATTAGTTTCACTTCATATTTTAGTATCGCAGTAGGAAAAACTGATAAATTACACTCAATAATAAAATAGTTATGCTCTCAGGTatgtacatttatttatgtttagcTTTCCTGCCCCCAAAATGATGTTATTAGGAGATATATTAGTATACTATGGTTAATTAAAATCACTTGATACAGATAAGAGAATAGATTTGTATTTATTACAGTTTTACCTACCTGTCGTGTCTTTGCTGATGTTTCAATAAAAGGAATTCCGTAACTTCTTGCTAAGTCCTGAGCCTGTTTTGTGTCTACTGTTCTAGAAGGCAAATCACATTTATTTCCTACTAGGACCATAGGTACATCTTCAGAGTCTTTAACTCTTTTTATTTGTTCtctggggaggaaaaaaaagttgCATGACAGGtattagaaatacaaaaatgGTACACaccttttcttataaaatatggCCTAACGAAGACTTTTAATTTAATTCCTGGTTCCCATCACACCaaattttgtttctccttttcagTATTGTTTTTCTCCATCTTAAAGAGAGAACTTCTATGTCTCTTACAAGATCTAATACCTAGAAATATACTAAAACTACAATCTAATAGGTTCATATATGCAGTTAGGTCAcatgaaaaaacagaaaatattgaaaattctAGACCACAAAAAAGGTatgcctaatttttaaaattataatcttaGAAACATATATTCTATATGCTGTTAAATGTTTGTatagaattaaaaatgtttttataaaaccaTGAATTATAAcattaattttcacatttttctcaCAAAAAAGAGCAACAAGTGGAAAGATTTTTATGTGTACTACCCTGTTTATTCCGTAAAAGTCCTCCTTTTTCAATAAGATGTGCATAAACTCTAAAATTTGTGGTAAAATTAAATTCCTTCAAAATTTTAAGTGAGTTTCAAAGATGCAGCATGAAATAAAACGTCAATTTTTCTACAAAAATATTACCAACCACCCAAATTTCTTTTCCTGTATTACTAGACTATAGAGAAAGCATGCTGTAAGAAATGTTAAACCTCTTAACTAGGCTAACTCACTGTTAAAACATAACCAATGAATGGGATATTTGCTGAATATGTAGTTTTATGAAAACTGTAAATCCTCAAAGAAACAATATAAACTATACTTAATAgtgattatctttaaaaaaaaaaaaagtcagttttaGGCTGATTtatcagtttctttaaaaactgtaaTTGTTCTAATACCTGTCTTATACAACTTCAAAGTTGTGGGTGTGTTTTCCTCCTCTTAAATAGCTAATATCCAATTCCAAGAAATTCTACACTAAATATACTTGATTATTTTTAAGGCTACTTAAGTGACACTGCCTCAAttacattttcctatttttctgttgatggttttcatttttatgatagCTCTAGCTTACAGCCTTATTTCCCTGGTGTAGAGTGGTTAAAAGCACAGTTTTTAGAGTCAAACAGGCCTAGGTTCCAATCCCAGCACCACCATCTATGCAAGCTGGAACAAGTTACTCAATTTATCTAATTCTCAAGaacttcatctataaaacagggatATTACCTACCTcgtaattattctaaaatttaaattagatAATTTATGTATGGTGATTAGCAAAGATTCAATAAATGGAAGATACAATTCGTCCTCAATGTCAATTTACTATGTTCAATTTAAACCCACCTATAATGGTGAATATCTTCAAATGATTTAGTATTATTTATGGCAAATACACAAAGAAAGCCCTCCCCAGTCCTCATGTACTGGTCCCTCATTGCACTGTACTCCTCTTGACCTGCTGTGTCGAGAATATCCAAGAGACAGGTTTCTCCATCAATTACTACTTGTTTCCTGTAGGAATCCTGAGAAGGGAGAAACACAGTCTAGATTATTACAGtaccttttacttttaaaaaagtgttagACACAACTCAAGAAAAAGAATCTGTCACAACTGGGCAAATGGCTTGAACAGACCTCTCCCCCAAAAAAGATAGACAAATGACCAATATGCATAGGGAAATATGTTCaacatcatcagggaaatgcatatcaaaaccacaatgagttacAGCTTCACAgccattagaatggctattattattttttttaaagtaaaataataagtgttagcaaggatgtgaagaaactaGACCCCTGGCCACGACTGGTGGGaaagtaaaatggtgcagccattgtggaaaacaatttggtagttcctcaaaaagtaaaacatagtaagattaccatatgatccagtaattccaatCCTTGGTATATAACCAAAAGCATTGACAGCAGGGAATCacagcaacattatttacaataaccaagatgtagaaacaactcaagtgtTTATTAAcagaccagaggcctggtgcacaaattcgtgcatgagtggggtccctcggggtggcctgtggggatcaggtcaaaacccgcagtccaatgccgcctgcagctcctatcTGCTGCTTtggctcatcccggccccactgcgcctgctgcgGGCTCACGTCCAATCAGTTCTaattgggagaggcttgtgcaCCGTCACCGCAacagcagcactcgccagccatgagccccgcatctggtgccctcccgaggggagtggcctgtgggattgggccgaaactggctccccgtcatccccaaaggggtcctggattgcgagagggtgcaggccaggccgagggacccccaccaatgcacgatctggccggggagggactgtgagagggctccgggcatgtccagccccatctcgcccagtcccaatcagccagaccccagcagcaagctaatctacatatcggagtgtctgccccctggtgctcagtgcatgtcatagcaagcggttgagcagccttagcatatcattagcatattacgctttgattgtcTTAACAGTCAACCGGTTACGGATgaccgggcacttagcatattaggcttttattatataggatgagtagataaacaaaatgtgatatataaatacaataaaatattagtcataaaaatgaaaattctgatacatgacacaacatgggtgaacctttaAAACagtaggctaagtgaaataagtcagacacaaaaagacaaataactattatttcacttacatgaggtacctaAAATAAGTCAAGTCacagagacaaaaagtagaatagAGGTCACCTGAGGCTGGGGAAAGAGAGTTATTGTCCAGCAGATACAGAGTTTTAGTTTGGGATAATGAA from Myotis daubentonii chromosome 2, mMyoDau2.1, whole genome shotgun sequence includes the following:
- the KRAS gene encoding GTPase KRas isoform X2; amino-acid sequence: MTEYKLVVVGAGGVGKSALTIQLIQNHFVDEYDPTIEDSYRKQVVIDGETCLLDILDTAGQEEYSAMRDQYMRTGEGFLCVFAINNTKSFEDIHHYREQIKRVKDSEDVPMVLVGNKCDLPSRTVDTKQAQDLARSYGIPFIETSAKTRQGVDDAFYTLVREIRKHKEKMSKDGKKKKKKSKTKCIIM
- the KRAS gene encoding GTPase KRas isoform X1 codes for the protein MTEYKLVVVGAGGVGKSALTIQLIQNHFVDEYDPTIEDSYRKQVVIDGETCLLDILDTAGQEEYSAMRDQYMRTGEGFLCVFAINNTKSFEDIHHYREQIKRVKDSEDVPMVLVGNKCDLPSRTVDTKQAQDLARSYGIPFIETSAKTRQRVEDAFYTLVREIRQYRLKKISKEEKTPGCVKIKKCIIM